The following coding sequences are from one Malaciobacter pacificus window:
- a CDS encoding universal stress protein, whose amino-acid sequence MSYVLCCVDGGKYTQAIMDYAVMISNNMNLPLRLLNVVEHNHNAKQVDMSGNIGFGAKEDILEKLVNEEAKESKCAISAGKELLKSLKEQIKSQCTNEVVTSQVHGDIIENIVEFEEDTAILIIGLNSHDKELVGDNVKDIIKSIHKPVLLVNNDFVEPKKLLVAYNGSNESKKLLQATSSKPIFKKEVSRTIINLSKHESSSRELLNEAKNIYAQNGIEVDTYGARGESPVLITDYFEKEKFDVLCMGAFGHSWIKQLVLGSFTEKVLSKMKKPILLYR is encoded by the coding sequence ATGAGTTATGTATTATGTTGTGTTGATGGTGGAAAATATACGCAAGCTATTATGGACTATGCAGTTATGATTTCAAATAATATGAATTTACCTCTTAGACTGTTAAATGTGGTTGAACACAACCACAATGCAAAGCAAGTAGATATGAGTGGAAATATTGGATTTGGGGCAAAAGAAGATATCTTAGAAAAACTTGTAAATGAAGAAGCAAAAGAGAGTAAATGTGCTATTAGTGCAGGAAAAGAGCTTTTAAAATCTCTAAAAGAGCAAATCAAATCACAATGTACAAATGAAGTAGTAACTTCACAAGTTCATGGTGATATTATTGAAAATATTGTTGAATTTGAAGAAGATACTGCAATACTAATTATAGGACTAAATAGCCATGATAAAGAATTAGTTGGGGATAATGTAAAAGATATCATCAAATCAATTCATAAACCAGTATTACTTGTAAACAATGACTTTGTAGAACCAAAGAAACTATTAGTAGCTTACAATGGTTCAAATGAATCAAAAAAACTACTACAAGCAACTTCATCTAAACCAATATTTAAAAAAGAAGTTTCAAGAACTATTATAAATCTTAGCAAACACGAAAGCTCATCAAGAGAACTTTTAAATGAAGCAAAAAATATCTACGCACAAAATGGTATCGAAGTAGATACTTATGGTGCAAGAGGTGAAAGCCCAGTTTTAATCACTGATTATTTTGAAAAAGAGAAGTTTGATGTTTTATGTATGGGAGCATTTGGTCACTCATGGATTAAGCAACTAGTTCTTGGAAGCTTCACAGAAAAGGTTTTATCAAAAATGAAAAAACCAATTTTGCTTTATAGATAA
- the ccoG gene encoding cytochrome c oxidase accessory protein CcoG — protein MSYSKKRYLTYGLITIFVMVLPFIKINGNHMLLLSFEKLEFHFLGFSYNVNELFIMPFLLMLLFIGIFAITTMFGRVWCGWACPQTIFRVIYRDLIEGTLLDLRRIKNKQKDIDYSKRKNQIKKYIGLLLWFGITLIIASNFMWYFVPPEDFFAYLQDPLNHSFMIMFVLSIALFLVYDIVFMKENFCMYVCPYSRIQSVLYDDNTKQVVYDTNRGGNIYQNGEKSILNMKQWSANEECTTCEACVKVCPTHIDIRKGLQVECINCLECSDACETVMGKLGKENLIQWGSTNKVINKKFVSIFSKRNIAYFASLILCIVFAISMATQKEYFIVNINKTTQLYNIKSSEHIANNYVFTIQNRLDKEYTFDIDVQDKENFEVVRVKPFKLKPNQRVKKVVIVQTKKRMFISDKKDTPLKLKIDIKTLENNEYTMTREVSFIYPRNDLIK, from the coding sequence ATGAGCTATTCAAAAAAAAGATACTTAACTTATGGTCTTATAACAATCTTTGTTATGGTTTTACCATTTATAAAAATAAATGGAAATCATATGCTTTTACTTTCATTTGAAAAATTGGAGTTTCATTTTTTAGGTTTTTCATACAATGTGAATGAACTATTTATAATGCCATTTTTACTTATGCTTTTATTTATTGGAATCTTTGCAATAACAACTATGTTTGGTAGAGTTTGGTGTGGATGGGCATGTCCTCAAACTATCTTTAGAGTTATTTACAGAGACTTAATAGAAGGTACACTTTTAGATTTAAGAAGAATCAAGAATAAACAAAAAGATATTGATTATAGTAAAAGAAAAAATCAAATTAAAAAATATATTGGTTTACTTTTATGGTTTGGTATTACACTTATTATTGCTTCAAATTTTATGTGGTATTTTGTTCCACCTGAAGACTTTTTTGCATATTTACAAGACCCTTTAAATCACTCATTTATGATTATGTTTGTTCTTAGTATTGCACTATTTTTAGTATATGATATTGTATTTATGAAAGAGAACTTTTGTATGTATGTTTGTCCTTATTCTAGAATCCAGTCAGTACTTTATGATGATAATACAAAGCAAGTTGTTTATGACACTAACAGAGGTGGAAATATTTATCAAAATGGAGAAAAATCTATTTTAAATATGAAACAATGGAGTGCAAATGAAGAGTGTACTACTTGTGAAGCATGTGTAAAAGTCTGTCCAACTCATATTGATATTAGAAAAGGTTTACAAGTTGAGTGTATCAACTGTTTAGAGTGTTCTGATGCATGTGAAACGGTTATGGGGAAATTAGGGAAAGAGAATCTTATTCAATGGGGAAGTACAAATAAAGTTATAAATAAAAAGTTTGTCTCAATATTCTCAAAAAGAAATATCGCTTATTTTGCCAGCTTAATTTTATGTATTGTTTTTGCAATAAGTATGGCAACACAAAAAGAATATTTCATAGTAAATATAAATAAAACAACACAACTATATAATATAAAATCAAGTGAACATATTGCAAATAACTACGTATTTACTATTCAAAATAGATTAGATAAAGAGTATACTTTTGATATAGATGTGCAAGATAAAGAAAACTTTGAAGTAGTTAGAGTAAAACCATTTAAACTAAAACCAAACCAAAGAGTAAAAAAAGTTGTGATAGTTCAAACCAAAAAAAGAATGTTTATCTCTGATAAAAAAGATACTCCATTAAAACTAAAAATTGATATTAAAACCCTAGAAAATAACGAATATACTATGACTAGAGAAGTATCATTTATCTATCCAAGAAATGATTTAATTAAATAG